In Pleuronectes platessa chromosome 4, fPlePla1.1, whole genome shotgun sequence, the following proteins share a genomic window:
- the LOC128438471 gene encoding centrosome-associated protein CEP250-like: MVEEEFGSFNELEHTREEPQKATEEENSLRNRCVFLEEKQIQKKEQIELLEVQVSELQVELGDGKIRVGALEKRLSQKELQLLDFHKQHGVLQAERDGLKGELHHLKSQQYKAVKEAQEQANRLVVDQQAEEEKAGALKEHTRVLTRCIEAMQSSIQRMQELESERCAQQRKQESLLAVICRSLKEEHQAELQRLKKQIAQENQRTALQLDKAVQLAKKEADRLRVTLEERDRGYNRITAELDQQHRHWAQELGAECQHVQLLVEQSGAKQRAVQLPACPTVAEALTTLRALREQLEHLIIHLHQELGSQKQTTEQLRKDKERELCAQRQQLRVERDRALDSVKERLIQEHIEELSSLNRTQLTDGGAEEGGAAGSLRKQLKAKDVELRQVQRSMAQWKQQTAARLACKFEEELTAELER, translated from the exons ATGGTGGAAGAAGAATTCGGATCATTCAATGAG TTAGAGCACACTCGTGAAGAACCCCAGAAGGCCACCGAGGAAGAGAACTCACTGAGGAACAGATGTGTTTTTCTGGAAGAGAAACAGATCCAGAAAAAGGAGCAAATTGAG CTACTTGAGGTTCAAGTTAGCGAGCTGCAGGTTGAACTGGGAGATGGTAAGATCCGGGTGGGTGCTCTGGAGAAGAGGTTGTCCCagaaggagctgcagctgctggatttCCACAAACAACATGGGGTCTTGCAAGCAGAAAGAGACGGCCTGAAGGGGGAGCTACATCACCTGAAAAGCCAGCAATACAAAGCAGTGAAGGAAGCCCAGGAACAAGCCAACAGATTGGTG GTTGATCagcaggctgaggaggagaaagcagGGGCTTTGAAAGAGCACACACGTGTTCTCACGCGATGCATTGAGGCAATGCAAAGCTCCATTCAG AGGATGCAGGAGTTGGAGAGTGAACGTTGTGCACAGCAGAGAAAGCAGGAGTCTTTGCTGGCTGTTATTTGTAGATCACTAAAAGAGGAGCACCaggctgagctgcagaggttgAAGAAACAGATTGCACAG GAGAACCAGAGGACGGCGCTGCAGCTTGACAAGGCTGTTCAGCTGGCAAAGAAAGAGGCTGACAGGCTCCGGGTGACGCTGGAAGAAAGGGATCGAGGTTACAACAGAATCACTGCTGAGctggaccagcagcacagacactggGCCCAGGAGCTGGGAGCAGAATGCCAGCATGTGCAACTCTTAGTGGAACAGAGTGGAGCCAAACAAAGAGCTGTGCAGCTGCCTGCCTG TCCAACAGTAGCCGAGGCTTTAACAACCCTGAGAGCGCTGAGAGAGCAGCTGGAGCACTTGATTATCCATCTACACCAGGAGCTGGGTTCACAGAAGCAAACTACCGAGCAGCTGAGAAAAGACAAG gAGCGAGAATTGTGCGCCCAGAGGCAGCAGCTCAGGGTGGAGCGAGATAGAGCCTTAGACTCTGTGAAGGAGCGTCTCATTCAG GAGCACATTGAGGAGTTGAGCAGCCTGAACAGGACTCAGCtgactgatggaggagctgaagaaggaggagcagctggatcTCTGCGCAAGCAGTTGAAGGCCAAAGACGTGGAGCTCAGGCAGGTGCAGAGGAGCATGGCTCAGTGGAAGCAACAGACTGCAGCTCGTCTGGCATGCAAATTTGAAGAAGAGCTGACCGCTGAACTGGAAAGGTAA